A single genomic interval of Aureliella helgolandensis harbors:
- a CDS encoding adenylosuccinate synthase: MPAACVIGLQWGDEAKGKLVDLLAPDHDCVVRYQGGANAGHTVVSGSEVYKLHHVPSGILHSQVKNFITPGVVIEPTTLIGELSGLEKRGINPRVNLTISERAHLVMPWHLLEDELMNRLLVQGENIGTTLRGIGPCYRDKVGRTFAVRAADLMQPDLEERIANVVEAKRTLLVGMGADAADPRLDAQAIAETAKGWAEQLRGLIGDTTNCLLDELDDGKRLLMEGAQGSLLDIDHGTFPFVTSSNSSGVGISSGSGVPAKWLKRVIGVAKAYSTRVGGGPFPTELNCEVGQKIRDLGNEYGTTTGRPRRCGWFDAVAVRYTARLSGIDSLALMMMDVLAHFDEIQVCVAYDIDGQRVEHFPCDAATLRRAKPIYETLPGWKQDVTGARTMDDLPELAHRYLERISELIGVPVKVVSVGPDREQTIFTDREDLMRLDGI, translated from the coding sequence GTGCCAGCTGCTTGTGTGATTGGTTTGCAGTGGGGAGATGAAGCAAAGGGCAAGTTGGTTGACCTACTTGCGCCTGACCACGACTGCGTCGTACGCTATCAGGGAGGGGCTAACGCTGGGCATACGGTCGTCAGCGGTTCCGAAGTGTACAAATTGCATCATGTTCCCAGCGGAATTCTCCATTCGCAGGTGAAGAATTTCATCACACCGGGTGTGGTGATTGAACCCACAACTCTGATCGGAGAGTTGAGCGGGCTCGAGAAGCGGGGAATTAATCCTCGCGTGAACCTGACGATCAGCGAGCGAGCGCATCTGGTAATGCCCTGGCATCTGCTCGAAGACGAATTGATGAACCGTTTGCTGGTTCAAGGCGAGAATATCGGAACGACCCTCCGCGGGATCGGGCCTTGTTATCGCGATAAGGTTGGCAGAACGTTTGCCGTCCGTGCGGCAGATCTGATGCAACCCGATCTGGAAGAGCGGATTGCCAACGTCGTGGAGGCCAAGCGAACGCTGCTGGTGGGCATGGGAGCCGATGCGGCGGACCCGCGTCTCGATGCTCAGGCCATTGCCGAGACCGCCAAGGGGTGGGCCGAGCAGCTTCGCGGCTTGATTGGCGACACCACCAACTGCCTGCTGGACGAATTGGATGACGGCAAGCGACTCTTGATGGAAGGCGCTCAGGGGTCTCTCTTAGACATCGACCACGGCACATTTCCGTTCGTTACCAGTAGCAATTCCTCCGGGGTGGGGATTAGCAGCGGTTCGGGCGTTCCTGCCAAGTGGCTCAAGCGTGTGATCGGCGTTGCCAAGGCCTACTCGACGCGTGTGGGAGGCGGCCCCTTTCCGACGGAGTTGAACTGCGAAGTGGGGCAGAAGATTCGAGATCTAGGAAACGAGTACGGTACGACGACGGGACGCCCCCGTCGCTGTGGCTGGTTTGACGCAGTTGCTGTACGCTATACTGCCCGTCTGAGCGGGATCGATTCCTTGGCGTTGATGATGATGGATGTCTTGGCACACTTTGACGAGATCCAAGTTTGTGTGGCCTACGATATTGACGGCCAACGGGTGGAGCACTTCCCCTGCGACGCTGCGACGCTTCGCCGGGCTAAGCCGATCTACGAAACGCTGCCGGGTTGGAAGCAAGATGTGACCGGCGCGCGTACCATGGACGATTTGCCCGAACTGGCGCATCGGTATCTCGAACGCATTAGCGAGTTGATTGGTGTACCGGTCAAAGTCGTTTCGGTGGGACCGGATCGCGAGCAGACGATCTTTACCGATCGTGAGGACCTAATGCGTTTAGACGGTATCTAG
- a CDS encoding HD family phosphohydrolase, giving the protein MAQTHSKRTRSKRVASLQLEPSVLSRWLRQFLTGRTLLQSSVALVAALLIIVTLRGWLPPFSFREGQIPERDVVARVAFEVYDEGQTEQNRREKRRGELCLYENRPQPIFRLLDAIKSRVVLLLDSTPYEDLTEEQLAALEALRPQPVDGVTPDDKENLQALRSLFAGPNKLDDGKFQQALGDILKTFAGTGLLQSLSHDSEQGMQRSILVFPVGLPDEGVVVNVALVRHADVAVELPQKLVEGFQKYYTTPDAVPVAKMVSGYIARNLPVTLSYRQDLSEKVRLKAEESVEAAYVNYIPTVSKLAEAGKPITRAKELPLLHAEYDAWIAKLSWGETLFRLLAFSGMLAAIYLLCGIYVYYQYDRTLLTEPTNLIRLLGLAVVTCVLCRYAAPDPMRAEIVPLILCAIIMTITFGRQVALLMTTCLCLIITLGLGLDIGGFVTLCSGTCAAVLFLGRIRTRTKLIYVGLAAGVIVALTHLGVDTVLGKLNSAIVAAETNSSNLTIDWTWLLPSLGGEALRLGGFTLLATALMTGLLPFIEKLFGVQTDLSLLELGDASHPLLRQLAQRAPGTYNHSINVAAIAEAAADSIGAHGLLTRVGAYFHDIGKMFKPNYFIENQEQGGNCHDTLQPAMSTLVIIAHVKDGADLGRQHRLPKPIIDFIEQHHGTTLVEYFYREAAKRSQADPNKEEVSETSFRYPGPKPQTLEAAVLMLSDSVESASRTLVEPTSSRIQNLVDQIAMKKLLDGQFDQCGLTLQQLDRLKSSLVKSLTAIYHGRVKYSGQASA; this is encoded by the coding sequence ATGGCTCAAACGCACTCCAAACGCACTCGCAGTAAACGCGTTGCATCACTACAGCTGGAACCTAGCGTCCTGAGTCGCTGGCTGCGTCAGTTCCTCACTGGACGCACGCTGTTGCAAAGCTCCGTGGCTCTAGTTGCCGCGCTGCTGATTATCGTGACGCTGCGCGGTTGGTTGCCTCCGTTTTCCTTCCGCGAGGGGCAGATACCCGAGCGGGATGTGGTGGCCCGCGTAGCTTTCGAAGTCTACGACGAGGGCCAAACAGAGCAGAATCGCCGCGAGAAGCGCCGTGGAGAATTGTGCCTCTACGAAAACCGCCCGCAACCGATCTTTCGTCTGCTGGACGCTATCAAGAGCCGAGTGGTGTTGCTATTGGACAGCACACCCTACGAAGATTTGACTGAAGAGCAGTTGGCGGCACTCGAAGCACTGCGGCCGCAACCGGTCGATGGTGTAACGCCCGACGATAAAGAAAATCTGCAGGCCTTGCGCTCGCTGTTTGCGGGGCCCAACAAGTTGGACGATGGCAAATTTCAGCAGGCGTTGGGGGATATCCTCAAGACTTTTGCGGGAACCGGGCTGCTGCAATCGCTGAGCCACGACAGTGAGCAGGGGATGCAGCGTTCGATATTGGTCTTCCCTGTCGGTCTGCCCGATGAAGGGGTGGTCGTCAATGTGGCCCTCGTACGGCACGCGGATGTGGCGGTCGAATTGCCGCAGAAATTGGTCGAGGGCTTCCAGAAATATTACACGACGCCCGACGCGGTACCGGTCGCCAAGATGGTCAGTGGCTACATCGCCCGCAATTTGCCAGTGACGCTTTCTTACCGCCAAGACCTCAGTGAGAAGGTGCGGCTCAAAGCCGAGGAATCGGTCGAGGCAGCTTATGTGAACTATATTCCGACCGTCAGCAAGTTGGCTGAGGCGGGCAAGCCGATCACCCGCGCGAAGGAGTTACCTCTCCTTCATGCGGAATACGATGCCTGGATCGCGAAGCTTTCTTGGGGCGAGACGCTCTTCCGTTTGCTCGCATTTTCAGGCATGTTGGCTGCCATCTATTTACTGTGCGGAATCTATGTTTACTACCAATATGACCGCACTCTCCTGACCGAACCGACCAACCTAATTCGCTTGTTGGGACTGGCCGTTGTCACCTGCGTCCTGTGCCGGTATGCGGCGCCCGATCCCATGCGGGCTGAAATCGTGCCGCTAATTCTCTGCGCGATTATCATGACGATCACCTTTGGTCGCCAAGTCGCATTGTTGATGACGACCTGCCTGTGTTTGATCATCACCCTCGGTTTGGGATTGGATATCGGCGGATTTGTAACGCTGTGCAGTGGCACGTGCGCGGCGGTGTTGTTCTTGGGACGCATTCGCACACGCACCAAGCTGATCTACGTCGGCTTGGCTGCGGGCGTCATTGTGGCCCTCACCCACCTGGGCGTGGACACCGTCCTTGGAAAGCTAAATTCAGCCATTGTGGCCGCCGAAACCAACTCGAGCAATTTGACAATTGACTGGACTTGGCTATTGCCCAGTCTTGGTGGCGAAGCCTTGCGACTGGGCGGCTTTACCCTTCTAGCGACAGCGTTGATGACAGGTCTGTTGCCATTCATCGAAAAGCTGTTTGGGGTTCAAACCGATTTAAGCCTATTGGAGCTGGGCGATGCGAGCCACCCGCTTCTGCGGCAATTGGCGCAGCGCGCGCCGGGAACTTACAACCATTCCATCAACGTTGCTGCCATTGCTGAAGCAGCAGCCGACTCGATCGGCGCACACGGATTATTGACACGCGTGGGAGCCTACTTCCACGACATTGGCAAGATGTTCAAACCCAACTACTTTATCGAAAATCAAGAGCAAGGCGGCAATTGCCACGACACATTGCAACCGGCCATGAGCACCTTGGTCATCATCGCCCATGTTAAAGACGGCGCCGACTTGGGGCGGCAGCATCGACTTCCCAAGCCGATTATCGACTTTATTGAGCAGCATCACGGTACGACGCTAGTCGAGTACTTCTATCGCGAAGCCGCCAAACGCAGCCAGGCTGATCCGAACAAAGAAGAGGTCTCGGAAACGTCGTTTCGTTATCCTGGTCCCAAACCGCAGACTCTCGAAGCTGCGGTTCTCATGCTCTCCGATTCCGTGGAGAGTGCCAGTCGCACCCTAGTCGAACCGACCTCATCGCGCATCCAAAACTTGGTGGACCAGATTGCGATGAAGAAATTGCTGGACGGGCAATTCGATCAATGCGGACTCACCCTCCAACAACTCGATCGACTCAAGAGTTCACTGGTCAAGTCCCTCACTGCGATCTACCACGGTCGCGTCAAATACTCGGGACAGGCTTCAGCCTAA
- a CDS encoding sulfatase-like hydrolase/transferase, which yields MRYGGIRCLLLCTAIMVGLQLESVQAQEAAQPNILLLFTDDQCFDTIAALGNTEVITPNLDKLAKRGVSFSNAYNMGGWNGAICVASRTMMNTGRFLWRAHQVDNELAEEARHRRMIPQVMHDAGYETYMTGKWHVKIDANKIYDHVTHVRPGMPKTVEASYQRPNEKGDWSPWDPSLGGFWEGGKHWSEVVADDAEDFLEQAAKSPRPFFMYLAFNAPHDPRQAPREFVEMYHRTDLKIPANFLPEYPYMEAMGAGKSLRDERLAPWPRTPEAVQLHRQEYYALITHLDVQIGRILAQLESTGQADNTYIVMTADHGLACGQHGLLGKQSMFEHSMKAPLIVVGPGIPADKRIETPVYVQDFTATAIDWAGAPRPETLEFQSLLPIIAGQRQQQYDVIYGAYMPNKQRMIRAGDFKLVHYPKGDTYQLFNLREDPHEITNLAANPDQTQRVSDLKDQLAKLMHSMDDPMLSTAQEER from the coding sequence ATGCGTTACGGCGGGATACGTTGCCTACTACTATGCACGGCCATCATGGTCGGTCTCCAACTAGAGTCGGTTCAGGCCCAAGAGGCCGCACAGCCGAACATCCTGTTGCTGTTCACTGACGACCAGTGTTTTGACACGATCGCAGCCTTAGGAAATACGGAGGTCATCACCCCCAATCTCGATAAATTGGCTAAACGCGGCGTCTCTTTTTCGAATGCTTACAACATGGGAGGCTGGAACGGCGCGATTTGCGTTGCCAGTCGAACCATGATGAACACGGGCCGTTTTCTATGGCGGGCCCATCAAGTCGACAATGAATTGGCTGAAGAGGCGCGGCACCGCCGGATGATCCCCCAAGTCATGCACGATGCCGGTTATGAGACCTACATGACGGGCAAATGGCACGTCAAAATCGATGCCAACAAGATCTACGATCACGTCACGCACGTTCGTCCTGGCATGCCCAAGACCGTGGAAGCCAGCTACCAACGCCCTAACGAAAAGGGGGACTGGAGCCCCTGGGATCCCTCCTTGGGAGGCTTCTGGGAAGGTGGAAAACATTGGAGCGAAGTTGTCGCTGACGATGCCGAAGATTTCCTCGAGCAGGCAGCCAAGAGCCCGCGACCGTTCTTCATGTACTTAGCCTTCAATGCCCCTCACGATCCGCGTCAAGCGCCTCGTGAATTCGTGGAAATGTACCATCGCACAGATTTGAAGATCCCAGCCAACTTCTTGCCGGAATATCCCTACATGGAAGCTATGGGAGCGGGCAAATCCTTGCGGGATGAACGTCTCGCCCCCTGGCCACGCACGCCCGAAGCGGTGCAATTGCATCGCCAAGAATATTACGCCTTGATCACTCACTTGGATGTGCAGATCGGACGCATCTTGGCACAGCTCGAGTCCACCGGACAAGCCGACAACACCTACATCGTGATGACGGCCGACCATGGTTTGGCATGCGGCCAGCACGGCCTGCTCGGAAAGCAAAGCATGTTCGAGCACAGCATGAAGGCGCCTTTGATCGTCGTTGGTCCCGGCATACCTGCAGACAAGCGAATTGAAACTCCCGTCTATGTCCAGGACTTCACCGCCACGGCAATTGACTGGGCGGGTGCACCCCGCCCTGAGACGCTTGAGTTCCAAAGCCTACTGCCCATCATTGCAGGTCAACGCCAACAACAATACGACGTAATCTACGGGGCATACATGCCCAACAAGCAACGCATGATTCGCGCTGGTGATTTCAAACTGGTGCACTATCCCAAGGGGGATACCTACCAACTGTTCAATCTTCGAGAGGACCCGCATGAAATTACCAATCTAGCTGCGAACCCTGACCAGACCCAACGCGTTTCCGATTTGAAAGATCAACTCGCGAAGTTAATGCACAGCATGGACGACCCGATGCTGAGTACCGCTCAGGAAGAACGCTAG
- a CDS encoding PhoH family protein — translation MSEANINLVDPAAVLSLFGPQDQFLKIIRNHYGVAITHRDGKLKIIGEAEAVRLATHAMEDLHLRVQQVGSLTLAEVEGVLRGVSPTVSGSSSLPPPKSGEARPKNSAKAEVNLAHKQRIIKPRTDGQARYVEAIRLNDLTFCRGPAGCGKTYLAVALAVEALKSQTIRKIVLVRPAVEAGESLGFLPGDLQAKLNPYLRPLLDALNEMLDYDQVKYLMEHDVIEVIPLAYMRGRTLNDAFIILDEAQNTTSAQMKMFLTRMGDGSKIVVSGDVTQVDLPGGVTSGLRDAWHRLAGIRGVSFVSLATQDIVRHRLVQDIVNRYESRNAAESTLNPKDSDPPAGTPAS, via the coding sequence ATGTCCGAAGCGAATATTAACTTGGTCGACCCCGCAGCAGTGCTTAGCCTGTTCGGTCCCCAAGATCAATTCCTGAAGATCATTCGCAATCACTATGGTGTAGCCATCACGCACCGCGATGGAAAACTCAAAATTATTGGGGAGGCGGAGGCGGTGCGTTTAGCAACCCACGCCATGGAAGATCTCCACTTACGCGTCCAGCAGGTGGGCAGCCTGACGCTGGCTGAAGTGGAGGGGGTGCTGCGGGGCGTCAGCCCTACAGTTTCAGGCAGCAGCTCTCTTCCCCCACCCAAGAGCGGCGAAGCTCGCCCCAAAAACTCTGCTAAGGCCGAAGTGAACCTGGCTCATAAGCAACGTATAATTAAGCCTAGGACGGATGGGCAAGCTAGGTATGTCGAGGCTATTCGGCTCAACGATCTCACCTTTTGTCGCGGACCGGCCGGATGTGGCAAGACGTACTTAGCCGTAGCCCTTGCCGTTGAAGCCCTTAAAAGCCAGACAATTCGCAAAATCGTGCTAGTGCGTCCCGCGGTGGAGGCGGGGGAAAGTCTTGGGTTTTTGCCCGGTGATTTGCAGGCGAAATTAAATCCGTACTTGCGGCCGCTACTCGATGCCCTCAATGAGATGCTAGACTACGATCAAGTCAAGTACCTCATGGAGCACGATGTCATCGAAGTTATCCCGCTGGCCTACATGCGCGGGCGGACGTTGAATGATGCATTTATCATCTTGGACGAAGCCCAGAATACGACCTCGGCTCAGATGAAGATGTTTTTAACGCGGATGGGGGATGGTTCCAAAATTGTGGTCTCCGGCGACGTCACCCAGGTCGATTTACCTGGGGGAGTGACTAGTGGATTACGCGATGCATGGCATCGCCTTGCTGGAATCCGTGGAGTTAGCTTCGTGTCGTTGGCGACTCAGGATATTGTCCGCCACCGCTTGGTACAGGATATTGTGAACAGATATGAATCGCGCAATGCAGCAGAATCGACTTTGAATCCAAAAGATTCCGATCCGCCTGCTGGGACCCCTGCAAGTTAG
- a CDS encoding phosphatidate cytidylyltransferase translates to MLRYRLLSALVIISSALVFVGLDARGPVLGCTGFWMIPLGLYLIYGSAVECVWMGHHGEFRGIAAPALIGCGGVMLAATVPAYWPLLTGASYPADCLLGSLGWPLAASMISLVGCFLWFMRSYQPHSGSLMRSLLAGWVSVYFGGCFAFALALRLTGSSGWGLYLLVGVILVTKFSDAGAYFAGRALGRTKLCPNVSPGKTVEGLVGGVVVAILASWIYFKICAPRVFEADQLQVSTWGVVLLGTLLTLAGVAGDLLESIFKREMGYKDSGRLLPGLGGLWDVTDSLLPASVVGYLIVVAQLIQGPGQ, encoded by the coding sequence TTGCTTCGCTACCGGCTCTTATCGGCTTTGGTCATCATCAGTTCAGCACTCGTGTTTGTGGGGCTCGACGCACGGGGGCCCGTACTGGGCTGCACCGGTTTTTGGATGATACCGCTAGGGCTGTATCTCATTTACGGGAGCGCCGTTGAGTGCGTATGGATGGGGCACCATGGTGAGTTTCGCGGAATCGCAGCTCCAGCGTTGATCGGCTGTGGTGGGGTGATGCTGGCGGCCACCGTGCCTGCCTATTGGCCGCTGCTGACGGGAGCAAGCTATCCAGCGGATTGCTTGCTCGGTTCCTTAGGTTGGCCGCTGGCCGCGTCCATGATCTCTCTAGTCGGCTGTTTTCTGTGGTTTATGCGGAGCTATCAGCCCCATTCTGGTAGCTTGATGCGATCCTTGCTGGCGGGTTGGGTGTCCGTGTACTTTGGCGGATGCTTTGCGTTCGCCCTAGCACTGCGACTCACCGGAAGCAGCGGTTGGGGGCTCTACTTGTTAGTCGGCGTGATTCTCGTAACCAAGTTTTCGGATGCGGGAGCCTACTTTGCAGGACGCGCCTTGGGACGCACGAAACTATGCCCCAACGTCAGTCCCGGTAAAACGGTCGAAGGTTTGGTAGGTGGGGTCGTGGTCGCCATCCTCGCGAGTTGGATCTACTTTAAGATCTGTGCGCCGCGAGTCTTCGAGGCGGACCAGCTGCAGGTATCCACTTGGGGCGTTGTCTTGTTGGGCACGCTACTGACTCTCGCTGGGGTGGCTGGGGATCTGCTCGAATCGATTTTTAAACGCGAAATGGGCTACAAAGACAGTGGTCGATTGTTGCCCGGCTTAGGCGGTTTGTGGGATGTTACTGATTCTCTTCTGCCCGCTTCCGTAGTGGGCTACCTGATCGTGGTCGCGCAACTTATTCAAGGACCTGGCCAGTAG
- a CDS encoding isoprenyl transferase, producing the protein MEGMEAVELNVPLERRPKHVAVIMDGNGRWAQQQSLPRIEGHLRGVESVRAVMEACREFGVEVLTLYCLSSENWKRPALELEFLMTLLKEYLIAERESLVENNLRVKFIGQRDRLPLEVQEEMERTYQACASNDGMTLCLAINYGARLEMVDAIRQIAAEVQQGEMELSSITEDTVDRYLYTAGLPDPDLLIRTSGEMRISNFLLWQISYSEIYVTDTLWPEFGRSELALAIADYAGRNRRFGGLQGKSPLPNTHA; encoded by the coding sequence ATGGAAGGAATGGAAGCCGTTGAACTGAATGTTCCACTTGAGCGTCGTCCCAAACATGTGGCGGTGATCATGGACGGGAATGGTCGTTGGGCGCAGCAACAGAGTTTGCCGCGCATCGAGGGGCATTTGCGCGGGGTGGAATCGGTCCGCGCGGTGATGGAGGCCTGCCGAGAGTTCGGTGTGGAGGTGCTGACACTCTACTGCCTCAGTAGTGAGAATTGGAAGCGCCCGGCCCTGGAGCTGGAATTTCTCATGACTCTGCTCAAGGAATACTTGATCGCGGAGCGCGAGAGTTTGGTTGAGAACAACCTCCGAGTCAAATTCATTGGGCAGCGTGATCGCTTACCGTTGGAAGTTCAAGAGGAGATGGAACGCACCTACCAGGCCTGTGCCTCCAACGATGGGATGACGCTGTGTCTGGCGATCAATTACGGAGCTCGACTTGAGATGGTCGATGCTATCCGGCAAATTGCGGCGGAGGTGCAGCAGGGGGAAATGGAGTTATCGTCCATCACCGAAGACACGGTGGATCGGTACCTGTACACGGCGGGGCTGCCCGATCCCGATTTGCTCATCCGCACCAGCGGCGAGATGCGTATCAGCAACTTTCTATTATGGCAAATAAGCTATTCTGAGATCTACGTGACCGATACTTTGTGGCCCGAGTTTGGCCGCTCTGAGCTAGCGTTGGCGATTGCCGACTACGCGGGGCGCAATCGGCGTTTTGGTGGACTGCAAGGCAAGTCCCCATTGCCCAACACACACGCTTAA
- a CDS encoding hemolysin family protein, with protein MSITWLGMLMCICWALTLLGGLGLHVLENFNGRKLEAYSRLRRQPERFGHILDNLDQASTTAQYLLLFGLVIGSLAAGAWFYTTGEVTHFDGRLSADVSPATLLMWVISWLVLLTLAGLWLPRIVVRYSSSLFLYHTWPLWYGVAVLTRPVVGLGEVFSWVGQRLSDEPDDEQFEEEMLEDEIRTMVAAGQRDGVFSQGVPEMIQGIMDLDENDVEEIMTPRSLVDAIDVDQPWEEVVRHVADCGRTRLPVYRETKDQIIGILFVKDLLSALASTNFSPGPDTLEGILRKPWFIPGNKTVDELLRVFLHNRNHMAIVVDEYQQFVGVVTIEDALEEIVGEIADELDTEEDSDLVYDEATHQIEAEGKVQIESIGKLLGIDLPESDDYDTVGGLVIHRLSEIPQVGTQVEINGILITVLKATKRMVQRVRLEIVDQVER; from the coding sequence ATGAGTATCACTTGGCTGGGAATGCTGATGTGTATCTGCTGGGCGCTGACTTTGCTCGGTGGCCTTGGCCTGCACGTGCTTGAAAATTTCAATGGTCGCAAGTTAGAGGCTTACAGCAGACTCCGCCGACAGCCCGAACGCTTTGGGCACATTCTGGATAACCTCGATCAAGCCTCAACGACCGCTCAATATCTCTTGCTGTTCGGCTTAGTGATCGGATCCCTGGCCGCGGGAGCATGGTTCTACACCACGGGCGAAGTGACACACTTCGACGGTAGACTCTCGGCCGATGTGAGCCCAGCGACCCTCTTGATGTGGGTGATTAGCTGGTTGGTTCTGCTGACTTTGGCGGGACTATGGCTACCCAGAATTGTCGTCCGCTACAGTTCTTCGTTGTTCCTGTATCACACGTGGCCCTTGTGGTATGGCGTAGCCGTACTCACTCGTCCCGTGGTAGGACTGGGAGAGGTTTTTTCTTGGGTGGGGCAGCGTCTCAGCGATGAGCCTGATGATGAGCAGTTTGAAGAGGAGATGCTGGAGGACGAAATCAGGACGATGGTTGCCGCTGGCCAGCGCGACGGTGTGTTTTCGCAGGGCGTGCCCGAGATGATCCAAGGCATTATGGATCTGGACGAGAATGATGTCGAAGAAATCATGACTCCGCGTAGTCTAGTGGATGCCATCGATGTCGATCAGCCCTGGGAAGAGGTGGTGAGGCATGTTGCCGATTGTGGGCGGACGCGACTGCCGGTCTATCGCGAAACGAAAGATCAGATCATTGGCATTCTGTTCGTTAAAGATCTGTTGAGTGCGCTGGCGTCGACCAACTTCTCCCCAGGCCCCGATACGCTCGAAGGCATTTTGCGAAAGCCTTGGTTCATCCCCGGCAATAAAACCGTTGATGAACTGTTGCGCGTCTTTCTGCACAATCGCAATCACATGGCGATTGTCGTGGATGAATACCAGCAATTTGTGGGAGTCGTAACCATTGAAGATGCGTTGGAAGAGATTGTCGGGGAGATTGCCGATGAACTCGATACGGAAGAAGATAGCGATTTAGTTTATGACGAAGCAACGCATCAAATCGAAGCGGAAGGCAAAGTCCAGATCGAAAGTATCGGTAAGTTGCTCGGGATTGATCTGCCCGAGTCAGACGACTACGACACCGTGGGTGGCCTGGTCATCCATCGCCTGTCCGAAATTCCGCAAGTTGGTACACAGGTTGAGATTAACGGAATTCTCATCACCGTCCTGAAAGCCACCAAACGCATGGTGCAACGAGTGCGACTGGAGATCGTCGACCAGGTCGAGCGTTGA
- the ybeY gene encoding rRNA maturation RNase YbeY, producing the protein MTNPPAIDLDIEYYVDSVYDDSQRIRLAASWIAQHYGFDRFQASISIVGDDAIREVNRTELKHDWATDVISFVIEMEDKVVDGEVIASVDTAARLHQAAGWSVEDELLLYVVHGLLHVAGLDDLDESQRREMRAAEQACLLALGVAHAAELLDRWDNISY; encoded by the coding sequence ATGACCAATCCACCTGCGATCGACCTCGATATCGAATACTATGTAGACTCCGTCTACGACGATTCTCAGCGAATTAGGCTGGCTGCATCATGGATCGCCCAACACTACGGTTTTGATCGATTCCAAGCCAGTATCAGTATCGTTGGCGATGACGCGATCCGTGAAGTCAATCGCACTGAATTGAAGCACGATTGGGCCACGGATGTAATTAGTTTTGTGATCGAGATGGAAGACAAGGTGGTCGACGGCGAGGTGATTGCCAGCGTGGACACCGCCGCCCGATTGCACCAAGCCGCCGGCTGGAGCGTCGAAGATGAGCTGCTGTTGTATGTAGTCCATGGATTGTTGCATGTCGCTGGATTGGATGATCTAGACGAGTCTCAGCGGCGCGAAATGCGAGCCGCCGAGCAAGCTTGTTTGTTAGCGCTTGGCGTTGCGCATGCAGCCGAATTGCTGGACCGTTGGGATAATATTTCGTACTAG
- a CDS encoding TrmH family RNA methyltransferase, whose amino-acid sequence MPEYTIDQLQHPLLEPYREIRSRNWTEQSGIFIAEGPLLVEQLLLSPYGTKSVLLDRKYFSHYRDMLPEDVDVLLVEHDFVESIVGFDFHRGVIGCGYRLPIRSVRDSFLAPPEDQETIAAVIGVQDPENLGGILRCCAGLGIQRVLIGPGTADPLARRVLRVSMGTVLHLDVIRSTDFVADIQWLKQQRGIETLATSLQAPSEPLETASRSGPVMIVFGNERFGIPQDVQQVADRRIRINMELATDSLNVCVSAGIVLHYFCRLAPVLQPPIAQEE is encoded by the coding sequence ATGCCCGAGTACACCATCGATCAACTTCAACACCCGTTGCTCGAACCGTACCGAGAGATACGCAGCCGGAACTGGACCGAGCAGAGCGGCATTTTCATCGCTGAAGGTCCGCTATTGGTCGAGCAGCTGCTGCTGAGTCCCTATGGTACAAAAAGTGTCCTGCTGGATCGAAAGTACTTCTCCCACTACCGCGATATGCTCCCCGAAGATGTCGACGTTCTGCTTGTGGAGCATGATTTTGTGGAGTCGATCGTCGGTTTCGACTTCCACCGCGGAGTCATCGGCTGCGGCTATCGATTGCCCATTCGCTCGGTACGCGACTCTTTCCTTGCCCCCCCCGAGGATCAAGAAACCATTGCGGCGGTGATCGGTGTCCAGGACCCGGAGAACCTAGGTGGCATTCTCCGCTGCTGCGCGGGGCTAGGGATCCAGCGGGTATTGATCGGCCCGGGAACTGCCGACCCGCTGGCGCGTCGCGTCCTGCGGGTGTCCATGGGAACGGTATTGCACTTGGACGTCATCCGCTCAACGGATTTCGTGGCCGACATCCAATGGCTCAAACAGCAAAGGGGAATCGAAACGCTTGCCACGAGTCTCCAGGCCCCCTCGGAGCCCCTCGAAACCGCCAGCCGTAGCGGCCCGGTCATGATCGTATTTGGAAACGAACGCTTCGGAATCCCTCAGGATGTGCAACAAGTGGCCGATCGACGCATTAGAATCAACATGGAACTAGCCACCGATTCGCTCAATGTTTGCGTCTCGGCAGGCATTGTCCTCCACTACTTCTGCCGGCTTGCACCGGTTCTCCAGCCTCCAATTGCCCAAGAGGAATAG